The following are encoded in a window of Nakamurella sp. A5-74 genomic DNA:
- a CDS encoding pyridoxal-phosphate dependent enzyme, which produces MTSTDTHQLVDVEEIRDAAARISGFALHTQLVPATWADLPDSTSELWLKPELLQPIGAFKIRGAVNAIAAMDPQDRARGILAHSSGNHAQAVAWAARAFGTTAHIVIPDNAPQRKIDATRALGATVELVPVEQRFSRPLEVQRETGMPLVPPFDNRLVIAGQGTIGLEIAQDAPDVAVILVPVSGGGLIAGVAAAAAALLPDAVVVGVEPELAGDAAASFRAGVRTAWEPAQTARTIADGLRTFSVGKLPWEHIRTQVSDILTVTEDEIREATRRLTLQAHLAAEPSGAVAVAAHLFHSEHLPAGKRVAIVSGGNIDPAVLLDILR; this is translated from the coding sequence GTGACGAGCACCGACACCCATCAGCTGGTCGACGTCGAGGAGATCCGGGACGCCGCTGCCCGGATCTCCGGGTTCGCGTTGCACACGCAGCTCGTCCCGGCAACCTGGGCCGATCTGCCGGACAGCACATCTGAGCTGTGGTTGAAACCTGAACTCCTGCAACCGATCGGCGCGTTCAAGATCCGCGGAGCGGTGAACGCCATTGCCGCGATGGACCCGCAGGACCGGGCCCGCGGCATCCTCGCGCATTCGTCCGGCAACCACGCGCAGGCCGTCGCGTGGGCGGCCCGCGCGTTCGGCACGACGGCGCACATCGTCATCCCGGACAACGCGCCGCAGCGCAAGATCGACGCCACCCGCGCACTCGGTGCCACCGTCGAACTGGTGCCGGTCGAGCAGCGATTCAGCCGCCCGCTCGAGGTGCAGCGAGAGACCGGGATGCCCCTGGTGCCGCCGTTCGACAACCGGCTCGTGATCGCCGGCCAGGGAACGATCGGGCTCGAGATCGCCCAGGACGCACCGGATGTCGCGGTGATCCTGGTGCCCGTCTCCGGCGGTGGCCTCATCGCCGGGGTCGCCGCCGCGGCGGCGGCGCTGTTGCCGGACGCGGTGGTGGTCGGCGTCGAGCCGGAGCTCGCCGGCGATGCCGCTGCCTCGTTCCGGGCCGGCGTCCGCACCGCCTGGGAGCCCGCCCAGACCGCCCGCACGATCGCGGACGGCCTGCGGACCTTCTCGGTCGGCAAGCTGCCGTGGGAGCACATCCGGACCCAGGTGAGCGACATCCTGACCGTCACCGAGGACGAGATCCGGGAGGCGACCCGCAGGCTCACCCTGCAGGCTCACCTGGCCGCCGAGCCCAGCGGGGCGGTCGCCGTGGCGGCCCACCTGTTCCACAGCGAGCACCTGCCCGCCGGCAAGCGGGTCGCAATCGTGTCGGGTGGCAACATCGATCCCGCCGTCCTGCTCGACATCCTGCGCTGA
- a CDS encoding asparaginase yields the protein MNPYVDLAHVTRSGFHECTHFGALVVTAPDGSIRYALGDVTVPVFPRSSNKPFQAVAMLESGAALEGADLALSSASHSGEPMHVARARGILAAAGLTEDDLGCPVDLPLDEASRAAAIRADEPPRRIYMNCSGKHSGMLTACTAAGWDTASYLDPTHPYQQAALAAIGRITGERPAAVGVDGCGAPLAAISLTALARGFGALVQAANGTAEHAVAAAMRAHPEMVAGTGRDDTVIMAAHPGVLMKGGAEGVHVASLPDGTAVALKISDGAARARMPVLVPVLQRLGLNSPALDELAVGSILGGGRPVGSVTIAPGVADDL from the coding sequence GTGAACCCGTACGTCGATCTGGCCCACGTCACCCGCTCCGGGTTCCACGAGTGCACGCATTTCGGAGCGCTGGTGGTGACGGCGCCGGACGGCTCGATCCGGTACGCGCTCGGCGACGTCACTGTCCCGGTGTTCCCCCGATCGTCGAACAAGCCGTTCCAGGCCGTCGCCATGCTCGAGTCGGGCGCCGCGCTGGAGGGCGCCGATCTGGCGCTCAGCTCGGCGTCCCACTCCGGCGAACCGATGCACGTCGCCAGAGCCCGCGGAATCCTCGCCGCGGCCGGTCTCACCGAGGACGACCTGGGCTGCCCGGTCGACCTGCCGCTGGACGAGGCCTCCCGCGCTGCGGCGATCCGCGCCGACGAGCCGCCCAGACGGATCTACATGAACTGCTCCGGCAAGCACTCCGGCATGCTCACCGCCTGCACTGCGGCCGGCTGGGACACCGCGAGCTACCTGGACCCCACGCATCCGTACCAGCAGGCCGCGCTGGCCGCGATCGGCCGCATCACCGGCGAGCGACCGGCAGCGGTCGGCGTGGACGGCTGCGGCGCACCGCTCGCGGCGATCAGCCTGACCGCCCTGGCCCGCGGCTTCGGCGCGCTGGTGCAGGCCGCGAACGGCACCGCCGAACATGCGGTGGCCGCCGCGATGCGTGCGCACCCGGAGATGGTCGCCGGCACTGGTCGCGACGACACCGTGATCATGGCCGCCCACCCGGGTGTGCTGATGAAGGGCGGCGCCGAGGGGGTGCACGTGGCGTCCCTGCCGGACGGCACCGCGGTGGCCCTGAAGATCTCCGACGGCGCGGCCCGAGCCCGGATGCCGGTGCTGGTCCCGGTGCTGCAGCGGCTCGGACTGAACTCGCCGGCACTCGACGAGCTGGCCGTCGGCAGCATCCTCGGTGGGGGCCGGCCGGTCGGGTCGGTGACCATCGCACCAGGGGTGGCTGACGACCTGTAG
- a CDS encoding DUF3073 domain-containing protein gives MGRGRQKAKQTKVARELKYHTSSIDVTALQRELGEGHGYLPPPPPVSTEVADDDDDPYAAYIVDDEDDDGSQGQYASAR, from the coding sequence ATGGGGCGAGGCCGTCAGAAGGCAAAGCAGACGAAGGTCGCCAGGGAGCTGAAGTACCACACTTCCTCGATCGACGTCACGGCGCTCCAGCGTGAGCTGGGTGAGGGGCACGGTTATCTGCCCCCGCCGCCACCGGTGAGCACGGAGGTGGCCGACGACGACGATGACCCGTACGCGGCCTACATCGTCGACGACGAGGACGACGACGGCTCCCAGGGCCAGTACGCCTCAGCTCGCTGA
- a CDS encoding VOC family protein encodes MVEQRTGDNRAVLIRWLTAFLDTPRDDPADDRVAEFWCAVTGGTLSPWRGERFVTVIPADGDATLRLQRTDGGVPGAHLDLHVDDPAVTVSTLTGSGATVLQNRFDDVTVLRSPAGIVFCVVAADGAGTRPTPLVVDGVSSTLDQLCLDIPHEHYDAEVRWWEMATGWDLSNGSLPGFRVLERPAQVALRMLLQRIEEGPAGIHLDFSSSDRPVTVEQHVRLGATRVRDGAVWTVLADPAARLYCITDRDPATGRRPSRD; translated from the coding sequence GTGGTCGAGCAGCGCACCGGCGACAATCGGGCGGTGCTGATCCGCTGGCTGACGGCCTTCCTCGACACCCCGCGCGACGATCCGGCGGACGACCGGGTGGCGGAGTTCTGGTGTGCGGTCACCGGCGGCACGCTGTCGCCCTGGCGAGGTGAGCGATTCGTCACGGTCATCCCGGCCGACGGCGACGCCACACTGCGTCTGCAACGCACTGATGGCGGCGTTCCCGGTGCGCATCTGGATCTGCACGTCGACGATCCGGCCGTCACCGTCAGCACCCTGACCGGCAGCGGGGCCACCGTGCTGCAGAACCGGTTCGACGACGTCACCGTGCTGCGCTCGCCGGCCGGGATCGTGTTCTGCGTCGTCGCAGCGGACGGTGCAGGAACCCGTCCGACCCCGCTGGTCGTCGACGGGGTGAGCTCGACCCTGGACCAGCTGTGTCTGGACATCCCGCACGAGCACTACGACGCGGAGGTCCGCTGGTGGGAGATGGCGACGGGGTGGGATCTGTCGAACGGCTCGCTGCCGGGGTTCCGGGTGCTGGAGCGGCCGGCGCAGGTGGCGCTGCGGATGCTGCTGCAGCGGATCGAGGAGGGGCCCGCGGGGATCCACCTCGACTTCTCGAGCTCCGACCGGCCGGTCACCGTCGAACAGCACGTCCGGCTAGGAGCCACCCGGGTGCGTGACGGAGCTGTCTGGACGGTCCTGGCGGATCCGGCAGCACGGCTGTACTGCATCACCGACCGGGACCCGGCGACCGGTCGTCGACCGTCCCGCGACTGA
- the purM gene encoding phosphoribosylformylglycinamidine cyclo-ligase, giving the protein MTEARTSFGSGATYAGSGVSIQAGEDAVELIKPWAGKTRRPEVLDGLGGFASLFRLPIHKYRDPILASSSDGVGTKTAVAQAVGKHDTIGIDLVAMVVDDLVACGAEPLFLQDYIATGKIVPERISTIVSGIAEGCVQAGCSLVGGETAEHPGLMAADDYDLASMAVGVVEADAILGPDRVRAGDVVIGMESSGVHSNGFSMVRHVLLDLARLSLDGHVEEFGRTLGEELLEPCRIYALSCLAVARDTDTHAFAHITGGGLVNNLARVIPAGLTARLDRRSWTPLPVFNYIAGHGRVPRPEMEKAFNMGVGMVAVIPADDADRAMAILTAKHVPTYALGTVEVSSRDDARVVLEGDHPRF; this is encoded by the coding sequence GTGACCGAAGCGCGGACATCGTTCGGATCGGGAGCCACCTATGCGGGCTCCGGGGTCTCGATCCAGGCCGGTGAGGACGCGGTCGAGCTGATCAAGCCGTGGGCCGGCAAGACCCGGCGGCCCGAGGTGCTGGACGGACTGGGCGGGTTCGCCTCGCTGTTCCGGCTGCCGATCCACAAGTACCGGGACCCTATCCTGGCTTCCTCGTCGGACGGTGTCGGCACGAAAACCGCTGTGGCCCAAGCGGTCGGCAAGCATGACACGATCGGGATCGACCTTGTTGCCATGGTCGTCGACGACCTCGTCGCCTGTGGTGCGGAGCCGCTGTTCCTGCAGGACTACATCGCCACCGGCAAGATCGTCCCGGAGCGCATCTCGACGATCGTCAGCGGCATCGCCGAGGGCTGCGTCCAGGCCGGTTGCTCGCTGGTCGGCGGCGAGACGGCTGAGCATCCAGGACTGATGGCGGCCGACGACTACGACCTCGCTTCGATGGCGGTGGGCGTGGTCGAGGCCGATGCGATCCTGGGGCCGGACCGGGTCCGTGCGGGCGACGTCGTCATCGGCATGGAGTCCTCCGGGGTGCACTCCAACGGGTTCTCGATGGTGCGGCACGTGCTGCTCGATCTGGCGAGGCTCTCGCTCGACGGGCACGTCGAGGAGTTCGGCCGGACGCTGGGCGAGGAACTGCTGGAGCCGTGCCGGATCTACGCGCTGAGCTGTCTCGCGGTGGCCAGGGACACCGACACCCACGCGTTCGCGCACATCACCGGTGGCGGCCTGGTGAACAACCTGGCCAGGGTGATCCCTGCGGGCCTCACCGCACGGTTGGACCGACGCAGCTGGACACCGTTGCCGGTGTTCAACTACATCGCCGGGCACGGCCGGGTGCCCCGTCCGGAGATGGAGAAGGCGTTCAACATGGGAGTCGGCATGGTCGCGGTGATCCCTGCTGACGACGCCGATCGCGCGATGGCCATCCTGACCGCCAAGCACGTGCCGACATACGCCCTGGGCACCGTCGAGGTGTCGTCCCGGGACGATGCGCGCGTGGTGCTGGAGGGGGACCACCCGCGGTTCTGA
- the pgm gene encoding phosphoglucomutase (alpha-D-glucose-1,6-bisphosphate-dependent): protein MAPMDPRAGQPAEPVDLVDLDALLAAYDELEPDPSVPEQQVVFGTSGHRGSSLDVAFNRNHILAITQAICEFRASQGTTGPLFLGADTHALSGPATRTALEVLAANGVTVMLDSNDGYTPTPAVSHAIIKANRKRSGAAADGIVVTPSHNPPRDGGFKYNPPDGGPADSDATGWIAGRANELLRDGLRGVRRVSYDEAQRADTTGFYDFMSGYVSDLDSVVDIEAIRAAGVTIGADPMGGASVAYWGAIAERLDLDLTVVNDTVDPRWEFMTLDWDGKIRMDCSSPQAMASLVKRMEGGDAGFQIATGNDADADRHGIVTPDAGLMNPNHYLAVAIDYLYRHRTEWPADAGVGKTLVSSSMIDRVTADLGRRLVEVPVGFKWFVPGLIDGSIGFGGEESAGASFLRRRGTVWTTDKDGILLALLASEIQAVTDKSPSERYAELVAQHGDPAYARVDAPASKAQKSKLARLSSDDVKADTLAGEKITDRLVTAPGNGAAIGGLKVVTENAWFAARPSGTEDVYKIYAESFRGPEHLAQVQAEAREVVSAALGG from the coding sequence ATGGCGCCCATGGATCCACGCGCAGGGCAGCCGGCCGAGCCGGTCGATCTGGTCGACCTCGACGCACTCCTGGCGGCCTACGACGAGCTCGAACCGGACCCGTCCGTGCCCGAGCAACAGGTGGTGTTCGGGACGTCCGGTCACCGTGGGTCGAGCCTGGACGTGGCGTTCAACCGTAATCACATCCTGGCGATCACCCAGGCGATCTGTGAGTTCCGGGCCTCGCAGGGCACCACCGGACCACTGTTCCTCGGCGCCGACACCCACGCGCTCTCCGGTCCGGCGACCCGCACCGCGCTGGAGGTGCTCGCGGCCAACGGCGTCACGGTGATGCTCGACTCGAACGACGGCTACACCCCCACCCCGGCCGTCAGCCACGCGATCATCAAGGCCAACCGCAAGCGCAGCGGTGCAGCGGCCGACGGGATCGTCGTGACGCCCTCGCACAACCCGCCCAGGGACGGCGGTTTCAAGTACAACCCGCCGGACGGTGGCCCGGCCGATTCCGACGCGACCGGCTGGATCGCCGGGCGGGCCAACGAGCTGCTGCGGGACGGCCTGCGCGGCGTCCGCCGGGTCTCCTACGACGAGGCCCAGCGCGCAGACACCACCGGCTTCTACGACTTCATGTCCGGCTACGTCAGCGACCTCGACTCCGTCGTCGACATCGAGGCGATCCGGGCCGCCGGCGTGACGATCGGCGCCGACCCGATGGGCGGCGCATCGGTCGCCTACTGGGGTGCGATCGCCGAGCGGCTCGACCTCGACCTGACCGTCGTCAACGACACCGTCGATCCCCGCTGGGAGTTCATGACGCTCGACTGGGACGGCAAGATCCGGATGGACTGCAGCTCGCCGCAGGCGATGGCGTCGCTGGTGAAGCGGATGGAGGGCGGTGATGCGGGATTCCAGATCGCCACCGGCAACGACGCGGACGCCGACCGGCACGGGATCGTCACGCCCGACGCGGGGCTGATGAACCCGAATCACTACCTTGCCGTTGCGATCGACTACCTCTACCGGCATCGCACCGAGTGGCCTGCGGACGCGGGGGTCGGCAAGACCCTGGTGTCCAGCTCGATGATCGACCGGGTGACCGCTGACCTCGGTCGCCGGCTGGTGGAGGTACCGGTCGGCTTCAAGTGGTTCGTGCCGGGCCTCATCGACGGTTCGATCGGCTTCGGCGGCGAGGAGTCGGCGGGGGCCTCGTTCCTGCGGCGCCGCGGGACGGTCTGGACCACCGACAAGGACGGCATCCTGCTCGCGCTGCTGGCCTCCGAGATCCAGGCGGTGACCGACAAGTCGCCGAGCGAACGGTACGCGGAACTCGTTGCACAGCACGGGGATCCCGCCTACGCCAGGGTCGATGCACCCGCCAGCAAGGCGCAGAAGAGCAAGCTCGCCAGGCTCTCCTCCGACGACGTGAAGGCCGACACCCTGGCGGGGGAGAAGATCACCGACCGGCTGGTGACCGCACCGGGCAACGGCGCGGCCATCGGTGGCCTCAAGGTGGTCACCGAGAACGCCTGGTTCGCGGCCCGCCCGTCCGGCACCGAGGACGTCTACAAGATCTATGCCGAGTCCTTCCGCGGGCCCGAGCACCTCGCTCAGGTGCAGGCCGAGGCTCGCGAGGTGGTCTCCGCGGCCCTGGGCGGCTGA
- the purF gene encoding amidophosphoribosyltransferase: MLIDRQPDIPEDAPREECGVFGAWAPGEDVSKLAYFGLYALQHRGQEAAGIAVADGHKIVVFKDLGLVSQVFDEQTLASLKGHIAVGHCRYSTTGGASWENASPTFATTPVGSGIAMGHNGNLVNTAELARLAGATTKVGHRPDRPNSTTDSDIISRLLAAECVDKSLEAAALTLLPKLKGAYSLVFCDEHTLYAARDPQGVHPLVLGRLERGWVVASETAALDIVGASFVREVEPGELLAIDADGLRSESFAPASPKGCVFEYVYLARPDTTISGRGVHATRVEIGRRLAREAPVEADLVIPTPESGTPAAIGYAEESGIPYGQGLVKNAYVGRTFIQPSQTIRQLGIRLKLNPLRDVIRGKRLIVVDDSIVRGNTQRALVRMLREAGALEVHVRIASPPVRWPCYYGIDFASRAELIAAAADVEEVRRSVGADSLAYVSLEALITATEQPAKRLCTACFTGEYPIPIPTEIGKHVLEGIARGVQAGVPATQAGGCDGGEDRVLDELARETVSSDAARASSGTGNQQ, from the coding sequence CTGCTGATCGACCGGCAGCCCGACATTCCCGAGGACGCCCCCCGCGAGGAGTGCGGCGTCTTCGGCGCCTGGGCGCCCGGTGAGGACGTCTCGAAGCTGGCGTACTTCGGGCTCTACGCGTTGCAGCACCGCGGTCAGGAAGCGGCCGGGATCGCCGTCGCCGACGGCCACAAGATCGTCGTGTTCAAGGATCTCGGCCTGGTCTCCCAGGTGTTCGACGAGCAGACCCTCGCGTCACTCAAGGGTCACATCGCAGTCGGTCACTGCCGCTACTCCACCACCGGTGGAGCCAGCTGGGAGAACGCCTCCCCGACGTTCGCCACCACCCCGGTCGGATCCGGGATCGCCATGGGGCACAACGGAAACCTGGTGAACACCGCGGAGCTCGCGAGACTCGCCGGTGCCACCACCAAGGTCGGCCACCGTCCCGATCGTCCCAACTCCACCACCGACTCCGACATCATCTCGCGGCTGCTCGCCGCCGAGTGTGTCGACAAGAGTCTGGAGGCGGCAGCGCTGACGTTGCTGCCGAAACTCAAGGGCGCCTACAGCCTGGTGTTCTGCGACGAGCACACGCTGTACGCGGCGCGGGATCCACAAGGCGTCCACCCGCTGGTGCTGGGCCGGCTCGAGCGCGGCTGGGTCGTCGCGTCGGAGACTGCTGCCCTGGACATCGTCGGCGCTTCGTTCGTCCGTGAGGTCGAGCCGGGTGAGCTGTTGGCCATCGACGCCGACGGGTTGCGCAGCGAGAGCTTCGCTCCCGCGTCACCGAAGGGCTGTGTGTTCGAGTACGTCTACCTGGCCCGACCGGACACCACCATCTCCGGCCGCGGGGTGCACGCGACCCGGGTCGAGATCGGCCGCCGACTGGCCCGTGAGGCGCCGGTCGAGGCGGACCTGGTGATCCCCACTCCGGAGTCAGGGACGCCCGCCGCCATCGGGTATGCCGAAGAATCCGGAATCCCGTACGGCCAGGGCCTGGTCAAGAACGCCTACGTCGGGCGCACCTTCATCCAGCCCAGCCAGACCATCCGGCAACTGGGCATCAGGCTCAAGCTGAACCCGCTGCGGGACGTCATCCGCGGCAAGCGGCTGATCGTCGTCGACGACTCCATCGTCCGCGGCAACACCCAGCGCGCGCTGGTGCGGATGCTGCGGGAGGCCGGGGCCCTCGAGGTGCACGTCCGGATCGCCTCGCCGCCGGTGCGCTGGCCCTGCTACTACGGCATCGACTTCGCCTCCCGCGCCGAGCTGATCGCTGCGGCCGCCGACGTCGAGGAGGTGCGCCGATCGGTGGGTGCCGACTCGCTCGCGTACGTCTCGCTGGAAGCGCTGATCACCGCCACCGAACAGCCGGCCAAGCGGTTGTGTACCGCCTGTTTCACCGGTGAGTACCCGATCCCGATCCCGACCGAGATCGGCAAGCACGTCCTCGAGGGGATTGCCAGGGGTGTCCAGGCGGGAGTGCCGGCCACGCAGGCAGGCGGTTGTGACGGCGGGGAAGACCGAGTCTTGGACGAACTGGCGCGGGAAACCGTCAGCAGTGACGCCGCTCGGGCGTCGAGCGGAACGGGGAACCAGCAGTGA
- a CDS encoding folate-binding protein yields MRSVLLDLPGAIARGTAGEEAPHSDAAIAWHYGDPLGEQRAAEIGAALFDLSHRDILTVTGADAATWLHSLTSQDFLSLAPGASSESLILSPQGHVEHHFAVTRHTGADQQETLYLDTEPGHGAALMKYLTSMQFWSAVEVAPTDLALLRVDGPRSDEVVTAAAAFALFVRGTSGADPAAVIGTGQGITLAVPRDRFAAAAAAALAAGARAAGSWAADALRIPARIPRLGVDTDDRTIPNETRWLAAAVHANKGCYRGQETVARVSNLGRPPRRLVVLNLDGSVDRLPATGDAVVTDAGRTVGRVGTVAYHHELGPIALALVKRSLPVDTPLTVDGVAALIDPDGYSDHADTAADAPPRSVIDRRALPDLRRR; encoded by the coding sequence ATGCGTTCCGTCCTGCTCGACCTCCCGGGGGCGATCGCCCGCGGCACCGCCGGTGAAGAAGCCCCGCATTCCGACGCAGCCATCGCCTGGCACTACGGCGATCCGCTGGGTGAACAACGCGCTGCGGAGATCGGAGCAGCGCTGTTCGATCTCAGCCATCGCGACATCCTGACGGTCACCGGCGCCGACGCGGCCACCTGGCTGCACTCGTTGACCTCACAGGACTTCCTGTCCCTGGCACCGGGTGCGAGCAGCGAATCGCTCATCCTCTCCCCGCAGGGCCACGTCGAGCACCACTTCGCCGTCACCCGGCACACCGGGGCCGACCAACAGGAGACCCTGTATCTGGACACCGAGCCGGGCCACGGCGCTGCTCTGATGAAGTACCTCACCTCGATGCAGTTCTGGTCCGCAGTCGAGGTGGCGCCCACCGACCTCGCACTGCTGCGGGTAGACGGGCCCCGCTCCGACGAGGTCGTCACGGCTGCCGCCGCCTTCGCGCTGTTCGTCCGCGGCACGTCCGGCGCCGATCCGGCCGCCGTCATCGGGACCGGACAGGGAATCACCCTCGCTGTGCCCCGCGACCGGTTCGCGGCAGCGGCGGCGGCCGCCCTCGCCGCCGGTGCGCGGGCAGCGGGCAGCTGGGCGGCCGATGCGCTCCGGATCCCTGCCCGCATCCCCCGGCTCGGTGTCGACACCGACGACCGGACGATCCCCAACGAGACGCGGTGGCTGGCAGCTGCGGTGCACGCCAACAAGGGGTGCTACCGCGGTCAGGAGACGGTGGCCAGGGTCAGCAACCTCGGGCGTCCGCCGCGGCGACTGGTGGTGCTGAACCTGGACGGCTCCGTCGACCGCCTGCCGGCCACCGGCGACGCCGTCGTCACCGATGCCGGCCGGACGGTCGGCCGGGTCGGAACCGTTGCCTACCACCATGAACTGGGTCCGATCGCGCTCGCTCTGGTGAAACGCTCCCTGCCGGTGGACACCCCCCTGACCGTCGACGGGGTGGCCGCATTGATCGATCCGGACGGGTACTCCGACCACGCCGACACCGCAGCGGATGCCCCACCACGTTCGGTCATCGACCGTCGCGCACTGCCAGACCTGCGCCGTCGCTGA
- the coaA gene encoding type I pantothenate kinase, translating into MAGGRQDDDRDGPFVTLDRAGWADLRSSTEMTLTEEELGRLGGLTDPIDSGEAEEIYLPLSRLLSLHVAGTSRLHQVTSTFLGTRAPRTPFVVGVAGSVAVGKSTTARVLRELMLRWPESPRVELVTTDGFLYPNAVLEQRNLMNRKGFPESYDRRALLAFVSDVKSGKPEVRAPRYDHLTYDILAGDELVVHHPDVLIVEGLNVLQPAKGSDDPEGALAVSDFFDFSIYVDADTADVRRWYVERFLTLRRTAFADPDSFFHRFSSLTDEQAKDLATEIWKAINEPNLRENILPTRGRADLVLHKGSDHSVERIRLRKL; encoded by the coding sequence CTGGCCGGTGGTCGGCAGGACGACGACCGTGACGGACCTTTCGTCACCCTCGACCGTGCCGGGTGGGCGGACCTGCGATCGAGCACCGAGATGACGCTCACCGAGGAGGAACTCGGGCGGCTGGGTGGCCTGACCGATCCGATCGACTCCGGCGAGGCGGAGGAGATCTACCTGCCGCTGTCGCGCCTGCTGAGCCTGCACGTCGCGGGCACGTCCCGGTTGCACCAGGTGACCTCGACCTTCCTGGGCACGCGCGCCCCCCGGACCCCGTTCGTCGTCGGCGTCGCCGGATCGGTCGCCGTCGGCAAGTCGACCACCGCCAGAGTGCTGCGCGAGTTGATGTTGCGCTGGCCCGAATCGCCCAGGGTCGAGCTGGTGACGACTGACGGGTTCCTGTATCCGAACGCCGTGCTCGAGCAGCGGAACCTGATGAACCGCAAGGGTTTCCCGGAATCCTACGACCGTCGGGCACTGTTGGCGTTCGTCTCGGACGTCAAGTCGGGCAAGCCGGAGGTGCGGGCCCCGCGGTACGACCACCTGACCTACGACATCCTCGCGGGCGACGAGCTGGTGGTGCACCATCCGGACGTGCTGATCGTCGAGGGGCTGAACGTGCTGCAGCCGGCGAAGGGCTCCGACGATCCCGAGGGTGCGCTGGCCGTCAGCGACTTCTTCGACTTCTCGATCTACGTGGACGCCGACACCGCGGACGTCCGTCGGTGGTACGTCGAGCGGTTCCTCACCCTGCGCCGCACGGCTTTCGCCGATCCGGACTCGTTCTTCCACCGGTTCTCCTCCCTCACCGACGAGCAGGCCAAGGATCTGGCGACCGAGATCTGGAAGGCGATCAACGAGCCGAACCTGCGGGAGAACATCCTGCCCACCCGCGGCCGGGCGGATCTTGTGCTGCACAAGGGATCCGACCATTCCGTCGAGCGGATCCGGTTGCGCAAGCTCTGA
- a CDS encoding pilus assembly protein CpaE, producing the protein MVTVTLAQRLLAAGLVWDPHPGDRFVIPGREMDDDVFVVSQMVVDVHEFPGGRVIGFNGTTEWAMDSLELTEALWLPWEGQLREQLGIRFAGLWRDGEEWVVAVENVAPQGIPERELAEGYVDPDENVREFRDTDCESAYASALLSVLDFA; encoded by the coding sequence ATGGTCACCGTCACCCTCGCCCAGCGCCTACTCGCCGCCGGTCTGGTGTGGGATCCGCACCCCGGTGACCGGTTCGTGATTCCTGGGCGCGAGATGGATGACGACGTCTTCGTGGTCAGCCAGATGGTCGTCGACGTGCACGAGTTCCCGGGCGGCCGGGTGATCGGATTCAACGGCACCACCGAGTGGGCGATGGACTCGCTCGAGCTGACCGAGGCACTGTGGCTGCCCTGGGAGGGCCAACTGCGCGAACAGCTCGGCATCCGCTTCGCCGGTCTGTGGCGGGACGGCGAGGAGTGGGTAGTTGCGGTGGAGAACGTTGCGCCGCAGGGGATCCCGGAGCGCGAGCTGGCCGAGGGGTACGTCGATCCTGACGAGAACGTGCGCGAGTTCCGCGACACCGACTGCGAGAGCGCCTACGCGTCGGCGCTGCTCTCGGTGCTCGATTTCGCCTGA
- a CDS encoding aminotransferase class IV → MTDTIIATLDGQLHRADEPLLRPDDLGVLRGDGVFETTLAVDGIPRDLTEHLERLTTSAKLLDFDVPAELAWRPAIDAVLKAWKGAEGGSEMTLRLMATRGAEAGGEPTTLVIGSDVAAATLQQRAGVRVRVLQRGFAGPDVAAMPWLLPGAKTLSYAVNMAAVRHAKSCGDDDVMFVGTDGLMLEGPTSTLILAEGDTLSTPRRDGILDGITVRRLFAAAEQAGWRTAYGDIAPERLLSADGAFVASSVRMLSPIVAVDGTARAVSERTGELQELLRRDPA, encoded by the coding sequence GTGACCGACACCATCATCGCGACCCTCGACGGACAGCTGCACCGGGCGGACGAGCCGCTGCTGCGACCGGACGATCTGGGGGTGCTGCGCGGGGACGGTGTCTTCGAGACCACCCTCGCCGTCGACGGCATCCCGCGTGATCTCACCGAACATCTGGAACGGCTGACGACGTCGGCCAAGCTGCTCGACTTCGACGTCCCGGCCGAGCTGGCTTGGCGGCCGGCGATCGACGCGGTGCTGAAGGCCTGGAAGGGCGCCGAGGGTGGCTCCGAGATGACCCTCCGCCTGATGGCCACCCGGGGAGCCGAGGCCGGCGGCGAACCGACCACCCTGGTGATCGGATCCGACGTCGCCGCCGCCACCCTGCAGCAGCGCGCAGGCGTGCGAGTGCGGGTGCTGCAACGCGGATTCGCCGGTCCGGACGTGGCTGCGATGCCGTGGCTGCTCCCCGGTGCGAAGACCCTGTCCTATGCCGTCAACATGGCGGCCGTGCGGCACGCGAAGTCGTGCGGCGACGACGACGTGATGTTCGTCGGCACCGACGGTCTGATGCTGGAAGGGCCGACCTCGACGCTGATCCTGGCCGAGGGCGACACCCTGAGCACGCCGCGCCGCGACGGCATCCTGGACGGCATCACCGTCCGCCGGTTGTTCGCCGCTGCCGAGCAGGCCGGCTGGCGAACGGCGTACGGGGACATCGCTCCCGAACGGCTGCTCTCCGCAGACGGGGCGTTCGTGGCCTCCAGCGTGCGGATGCTGTCGCCGATCGTCGCCGTCGACGGGACCGCCCGCGCGGTCTCGGAGCGCACCGGCGAGCTCCAGGAGCTGCTACGCCGGGATCCCGCCTGA